The Gavia stellata isolate bGavSte3 chromosome 1, bGavSte3.hap2, whole genome shotgun sequence genome has a segment encoding these proteins:
- the NIT2 gene encoding omega-amidase NIT2: protein MRAARGAMANFRLALIQLHVSAVKSDNLQRACGLVREASAKGAKVVALPECFNSPYGTQYFKEYAEKIPGESTQKLSEVAKECSIYLIGGSIPEEDGGKLYNTCTVFGPDGAMLAKHRKVHLFDINIPGKIQFKESETLSPGNSFSVFDTPYCKMGLGICYDIRFAEMAQVYGQKGCQLLIYPGAFNLTTGPAHWELLQRGRAVDNQVYVATVSPARDEKASYVAWGHSTVVNPWGEVIAKAGAEETVIYTDIDLNKLAEIRQQIPILSQKRCDLYGIEMKK from the exons aTGCGGGCGGCGCGCGGAGCCATGGCCA ACTTCCGCCTTGCTCTTATTCAGCTTCATGTATCTGCTGTTAAATCAGACAACCTTCAACGAGCCTGTGGACTGGTGAGAGAAGCGTCAGCTAAAGGAGCAAAAGTTGTGGCTCTACCT GAATGCTTTAATTCTCCGTATGGAACCCAATACTTTAAGGAGTATGCAGAGAAGATCCCTGGGGAATCAACACAAAAGCTCTCAGAAGTTGCAAAGGAGTGCAGCATATATCTCATTGGAG GATCCATTCCAGAAGAGGATGGTGGAAAGCTGTATAATACCTGTACTGTCTTTGGTCCGGATGGTGCTATGTTGGCAAAGCATAGGAAG GTTCATTTGTTTGACATTAATATTCCTGGGAAGATACAGTTCAAAGAGTCTGAAACACTGAGTCCAGGGAATAGTTTCTCCGTGTTTGATACTC CATACTGTAAAATGGGCCTGGGCATCTGCTATGATATCAGATTTGCTGAGATGGCTCAAGTCTACGGACAGAAAG gTTGCCAGCTGCTGATATATCCAGGGGCTTTTAACCTGACAACAGGACCGGCTCATTGGGAACTGCTACAAAGGGGACG GGCTGTTGATAATCAAGTCTACGTAGCTACCGTATCTCCTGCTAGAGATGAGAAAGCATCCTATGTTGCCTGGGGACACAGCACTGTAGTAAATCCATG GGGTGAAGTCATAGCCAAAGCTGGGGCCGAGGAAACAGTTATATACACAGACATAG ATCTGAACAAACTCGCAGAAATACGTCAACAAATTCCTATTTTAAGCCAGAAGCGTTGTGATCTCTATGGCATAGAGATGAAAAAGTGA